The DNA segment AGGAGCGATCCCTTGTAGCGGTCTTCGGCGATGCTCGTGACGCCGCGAAGGAGCAGCGGATGGTGGGCGATGACGAGGTCGGCGCCCGACTCGATCGCCTCGTCGACGGTCGCGGCGACTGCGTCGACGACGAAGAGCACACGCCCGATGGATGCCCCGGGGTCGCCCGTCACGAGCCCGGGAGCGTCCCACGGCTCCGCGCCCGCGAGCGGCCAGAGCCGGTCGACGGTCGCGAGCACTTCGGAGAGCGGGACGGTCACCCGCTCAGCCTACCGGCGGGGCGGCGTCCTCGAAGGGCGACGCCGTGCCGGGCGGCGTACGACGGGATTGCGTCACCCTGACTACTCGTGCGAGAGTAGTCGTGTGTCGAGCATCCGTCTGTACATCCTGAGCTCGCTCATCGAGCGCGGGCCGATGCACGGGCACGCCCTGAAGAACCTCGCCGAGCAGGAGCACGTCCACGAGTGGACCGACATCTCCGTCGGCGCCCTCTACGGCGCGCTCAAGCGCATGCACGCAGACGGACTCGTCGCCATCGAGCGCACCGAGCGGGAGGGGAACTACCCGGCCCGCCAGGTCTACGGCATCACCGACGGGGGCATCGCCGCGCTCCGAGACATCCGGGCACGCGCCTTCGCGACGCTCGACAAGACGCCCGACCCCTTCGACCTCGCATTCACGCGACTCGACCCCGACGACCTCGACGGGCTCGGCCCTGCGCTCGTCGCTCGCCGCGACGGGTACCGCGAGCAGCTCGAAGCCGGCCGCGCGAAGATCGAGCACATCGATCAGTACCTCTGGCGCTCCGAGCGACTGGCCCTCGAGCACCGGCTCCACCGGCTCGAGGCCGAGATCGCCTGGCACGACGATCTCATCGCGAGCGTGCCGCTCATCGTCGAAGACGAACGCGAGCGCCGCCGCCGCAAGGGGTCGAAGGGCGACACGCCGCCCGAGGCATCCTGACGCGACATCCTGACCCATCTCCCCACATTCCGCACCAACCCCTGAGGACTCTCATGAGCGATTCCACGACCGCCGAACCGCCTGCCCGAACGCCCTACCCCACCTGGACCGCTCCCCCGGGCGTGACCCCTCGCCGAGCCTGGGCCGCATTCGCCGTCCTGCTCATCGGCGCCTTCATGTCGCTGCTCGACACGACGATCGTGAACGTCGCGCTCCCGACCATCCGCGACGCGATCGACGCCGACGAGGCGACCCTCGCGTGGATCATCTCGGGCTACGCGCTCGCCTTCGGCCTCGCTCTCATCCCGGCCGGCCGCCTGGGCGACCGCTTCGGGCATAAGTGGGTGTTCTTCACCGGACTTGCGATCTTCACGGCCGCGAGCCTCTGGTGCGGACTCGCGCAGGGCCCCGTCGAACTCATCATCGCGCGCGTCGTGCAGGGCCTCGGCGGCGGCATCTTCTTCCCGGCCGTCACTGCATTCGGCCAACTCCTCTTCGCCCCGCAGAAGCGCGGCGCCGCATTCGGCGTCATGGGCGCCGTCATCGGCGTCTCGACGGCGCTCGGGCCCATCGTCGGCGGCCTGCTGATCGAGGCGCTCGGCGACGAGACCGGCTGGCGGTGGATCTTCGCCGTCAACATCCCGATCGGCGTCGTCGCCCTCGTCCTCGCCGCGACCGTGATCCCGGCCGTCAAGGCCGGCCAGAAGGCGGCGACCGACCTCGTCGGCCTGCTCCTCCTCGCCGCGGGCCTCACGGCACTCCTCGTTCCGCTCATCCAGGGCCAAGACGAAGGCTGGCCGCTCTGGACGTTCCTCTCCCTCGCGGGCGGCGTCGTGCTCCTCGTCGCCTTCTGGTTCTGGGAGTCGGCGCTCGCGCGCCGCGGCGTCGTGCCGCTCGTGCCGCCGCGCCTCTTCGCCCACCCGCAGTTCACGGGCGGCACCGTGCTCGCCCTCGTCTACTTCGCGGCGTTCACGAGCATCTTCTTCGTCATCGCGCTCCTCTGGCAGGCCGGACTCGGGCACACGGCGCTCGAGTCGGGCCTCGTGACGATCCCCTTCGCGATCGGCAACATCGTCGGCGCCGCGACGAGCGACCGGCTCGCCCAGCGACTCGGCCGCGGTGTGCTGCTCCTCGGCACCGCCCTCGTCGCCGTCGGGCTCGCCGCCGTGTGGCTCGTCCTCGAACTCGTGCCCGCGGCCGACCTCAACAACTGGCTCCTGCTCGCACCGCTCCTCGTTGCGGGCATCGGCAACGGATTCTTCATCGCCCCGAACGCGCGCTTCATCGTCGCGACGGTCGACGGCAAGGACGCAGGCGCCGCGAGCGGAGTCATCGGCACGGTGCAGCGCATCGGCTCGGCGATCGGCATCGCCGTCGTCTCGAGCGTGCTGTTCGCGGTCGCCGACCTCGGCTCGGTCGGAGACGACATCCAGGCCGCGATGCAGAGCGGCGACTTCTCGTCGCCCGATGCGGCCGCGGCATCCGTGCTCGCCGACCACTTCGTGCCGGCCGCGACGACCGCGCTCGCGCTCAGCGTCGCGTTCGCGGTCATCTCGTTCGCACTCGTGTGGACCCTGCCGAAGCGCGTGTCGCTGCACGGCGCGCCCGATTGAGCTGAGCGTCACGGGGCGCACCGCTGCCGAGGTGTGCTGGAAAGGCTCGTCGACGGATCAGGCCTCACCCTCGTCTATGAGCCAGACCCGCTTAAGCGGGATCTTCGCCTTAATGTCGTCGGGGAGCACTTCGTAGTGCTTGAGGAGCCGTCGAAGGACCTCTTCGGCGTCCCAGACCGCGACCTTGAGCTGCTGCGCCGCGACTTTGTCTCTCGCGTCCTTCGTCAATTCGCTCAAGCTCACAAGCAGCCCGTGGTCCGCGTTGTGCAGACTGACGACGCCGCCAAGCTGATCGAGAACCTGCGACCCGATCGCACCTGCCTGTGCCTTGACCTGCACGATGATCGTCGGGGCAGAGATGCCGAGGACACCCGATCCAGCGATGATGTCGATGCCGCCGTCCTTGCCCTTGGGCGGGACCTTGCACGTCATTCCCTCCGCCTCGAGAAGCGCCGCGACGAGCCCCTGGAATTCGTACCCGTCGAACCGCTCTCGGAGACGGCCGAGGATGCGATCACGTGAGAACTGCTCGATATCCTGCCCGTCGCTGGCGATCGCCTCGTCGGTGTCGACGACATCGTCACCGGCTTTCGGAACCGTCAGCGGCACCCCCGGTCGGGCGCCCGGATCGGCGTCCGCGCCGCCGAGGATCTTGCCGAGGCGATACGCAGCGTCGTTCCGGCTGATCTGGACGACCGTGCTGAACGCGCCAAGCGAGTACAAGAGGTCTTGGTTGATCGCCGTGCGGGCGACGTCGGGGCGTTTCCAATCGACACTCCGGACGTGATTGAGAACGCCCGGGCCAGCGAGGTACTCGTATCCCCCGGTCACTATGCCGAATGCGAGGCGACCTTGCTGCCTGAGCGGGAGCACCACGATGTCTCCGGCTGCCATCCGATTCGCGAAGGCGTTGAGCTGCGCCGCGTAGTTCCCGATCGCTTTCTCTGGCTTGCCCGGCATCGCGGCCGCGAGGAGGAGGCGCATCGATGGAAGGTCGGCCGCCGAGCTGAGGCTGCCGATCTCAGAGAAGTCGACCCCGGTGTACCCGTTCTCGAGCATCCACAAGTCGTATGCCCAGTTCTTCGAACCGCGCACCAGCCAGGCTCTCGGCTCCGTCGTCGCACTCATGCCCTCATCTTGTCAGGCGGCCCCGACTCAGCGCTCAAGTCGCGCACGCGTCGCAGATGCCGGACGCAGGTAGCTGCATGGAGCACGTCGGGCAGAACCGAACCGCGCGGGCCCCCGATCGGCTTGCCATCCCGTTCCCATCGCGAAGCTTGTTCACCGGGTGGGACACCCACCACTCCCGCCCGTCGAACCAGGAGCCGCGATCGACATCGCCGACCGAATCGAGGATCTCCGCCTCGGAGGAGAGTCCACCGGTGTAGCCGAAGTGTATGTGCAGCGTCTTGCCGCCGCCGTTGCGAATCCCCTTGATGTAGCTCAGCGTGGCGATGTCCTCGTAGTGGCTCACGCCGAGGTGATCGACAATCCGCTGCACAAGCCGCAGATTCTCCGTTGGAAACCCGTGGGCACGAAAAGCCTGCTCGAGAGTCTCCCATCGATTCGGCGTGCGTATCGCGGAGGCTGCACGCTGATCCAACTCCGGAGCCGGTTCCTCGAACACGATCCTAGGCTAGTCGAAGTGGGCCCTGCCGGGCTCGAACCGACGACATCCACGGTGTAAGCGTGGCGCTCTACCAACTGAGCTAAAGGCCCCCGCGCCGGAGCGGCGCACGCCAATGCTAGCCGAGCCTCCCTAGACTCACCGCCATGGCGCAGCCGCTGCAGCAGCATCCGAGCCGCACCGCCCTGCCCGAGCATCGCTGGCCTGCCGTCATCATGCTGCTCTTCGCGCTCGCGCTCTACGCACTCCTGCCGGGGCAGATCCTGGGGCCGCAGCGCTACCTCGTCGTCGCGTTCGGCGTCGCGCTCATGGTGCCGCTCGTCGCCGTGAACCCGCACCGGCTGACCCGGCAGACCCGATGGAGTCGCGCGATCTCGGTCGCGTTCGCGCTCGGACTCGTGATCACCAACCAGGTCACGCTGCTGCTGCTGATCTTCGCGCTCGTGAGCGGCGGGCGGGATGCTCCGGGGTTGCTGCTCGGCGCACTGCAGGTGTGGGTGGTCAACGTCATCGGCTTCACGACCCTCTTCTGGGAGCTCGATCGCGGCGGACCGGTCATCCGTACGACCTCGGCCCGTGCCGACTTGCCCCCGCCGACTTCCGCTTCCCGCAGGACGAGGACGACGACGCCGTCGCAGAGGTGGCGGCGAGGTCGTCCGCCGTGCGCGACTGGACGCCGCGCTTCGTCGACTACTTCTATTCGACGCTCTCGAACTCGATGGCCTTCAGCGCGACCGACGCAATGCCGCTCTCGCCGCGGTTCAAGCTCCTCATGGCGCTGCAGGCGTTCGGGAGCTTCCTGATCCTCGCGCTCGTCATCGCGCGGTCGGTCAACATCCTCGATTGAGGAGTGGCCGGCACCGAGGCATCCGGATGTCTCGCACCGACCGCCTACGCGACCGCCGCGAGCGCTTCGCGGTACGCCGAGAGCGGGCGCGGCTCGCCCGGTGCGCTCGCGAAGCTCGCCTTCACGAGCCCGTCGGTGCCGATGAGGAACGTCGCGCGAGCGGCCGCCCCGGCGTCTTCCCGGAACGCGCCGAACGACTGCGCCACGGCGCCGTGCGGCCAGAAGTCGCTGAGGAGCGGGAAGTCGTAGTGCTGCTCGGCCGCCCACGCGCGCAGGGTGTGCTTGGAGTCGACCGAGATGCCGACGAGCTGCACCGATGCGTCGTCGAAGATCGCGATGTTGTCGCGCAGTTCGCAGAGTTCGCCGTGGCAGATGCCCGAGAAGGCGAGCGGGAAGAACACGAGGGCGACCGGGCGTTCGGCGTGCAGTTCGGAGAGCTTGCGAAGAGCGCCGAACTGGTCGACGAGGGCGAAGTCGGGCGCAACGGCTCCGGGCTGCAGGATCATTGTGGGATTCCTCTACGTCGAGACGATTCGCCCCCAGCGTAGCTGTGACCCTCCACTGTCCGAGAGTCACTAGGATGACTTGGTGCCCACCATGACCGCGACCCGGTCATCACGCGTGCGCACGATTGCAACGCAGGCATCCCCTGCTGAAGAGAGAGGTCGAGTGTGACTGTCAACGACCAGGATCCGTATTCGGTCGAGGCTCTGGACTCGGACCCCGAGGAGACCGGCGAGTGGGCCGAGTCCCTCGATGCGGTCGTCGAGGCGAAGGGCCACCAGCGCGGCCGTGAGATCATGCTCAGCCTGCTCAAGCGCTCGAAAGAACTCCACCTCGGCGTGCCGATGGTGCCCACCACCGACTACCTGAACACGATCGCTCCCGAGAACGAGCCCGAGTTCCCCGGCGACGAAGAGATCGAGCGCCGCTACCGGGCCTGGATCCGCTGGAACGCCGCCGTGCTCGTCCACCGCGCGCAGCGCCCCGACATCGCCGTCGGCGGCCACATCTCGACCTACGCGTCGAGCGCCGCGCTCTACGAGGTCGGCTTCAACCACTTCTTCCGCGGCCAGGACCACCCCGGCGGCGGCGACCAGGTCTTCTACCAGGGCCACGCCTCCCCCGGCATGTACGCCCGCGCGTTCCTCGAGGGCCGACTGAGCGCCGACCAGCTCGACGGCTTCCGCCAAGAGAAGTCGCACGCGCCCTACGGCCTCTCGTCGTACCCGCACCCGCGACTCATGCCCGACTTCTGGCAGTTTCCGACCGTGTCGATGGGCCTCGGGCCCATCAACGCGATCTACCAGGCGCAGCTCAACAAGTACCTCACCAACCGCGGCATCAAGGATGCCTCCGACCAGCACGTGTGGGCGTTCCTCGGCGACGGCGAGATGGACGAGGTCGAGAGCCGCGGCCAGCTCCAGGTCGCAGCCAACGAAGGCCTCGACAACCTCACGTTCGTCGTCAACTGCAATCTGCAGCGACTCGACGGCCCCGTGCGCGGCAACGGCAAGATCATCCAGGAGCTCGAGAGCTTCTTCCGCGGCGCCGGCTGGAACGTCATCAAGGTCATCTGGGGCCGCGAGTGGGACGACCTCATCGAGCGCGACCACGACGGCGCCCTCCGCAACCTCATGAACGTCACCCCCGACGGCGACTACCAGACCTACAAGGCCGAGTCGGGCGCGTACGTCCGCGAGAACTTCTTCGGCCGCGACCCGCGCGCGCTCGCCCTCGTCGAGCACCTCACCGACGACGAGGTGTGGGGCTTGAAGCGCGGCGGCCACGACTACCGCAAGGTCTACGCCGCCTTCAAGGCTGCCACCGAGCACAAGGGCCAACCGACGGTCATCCTCGCGAAGACCATCAAGGGCTACGGCCTCGGTCCCGCCTTCGAGGGTCGCAACGCGACCCACCAGATGAAGAAGATGACGCTCGGGAACCTCAAGACGTTCCGCGACACGATGCGCATCCCCATCAGCGACGCCCAGCTCGAAGAGAACCCCTACCTCCCGCCGTACTTCCACCCGGGCGAGGGCGACGAGGCGATCCAGTACCTGCAGGAGCGCCGCCGCGCGCTCGGCGGCTACACGCCCGAGCGCCGCCGCACCCACACCGAGATCTCGCTGCCCGACGACTCGGCGTACGCGATCGCGAAGAAGGGCTCGGGCACGCAAGAGATCGCGACGACGATGGCGTTCGTCCGTCTCCTGAAGGACCTCATGCGGTCCAAGGAGTTCGGCAACCGGATCGTCCCGATCATCCCCGACGAGGCCCGCACGTTCGGCATGGACGCGTTCTTCCCGAACGCGAAGATCTACAACCCGAACGGCCAGCACTACACATCGGTCGACCGCGAGCTCCTCCTCGCCTACAAAGAGAGCCCGCAGGGCCAGATCGTCCACGTCGGCATCAACGAGGCCGGCGCGCTCGCCGCGTTCACCGCGGTCGGTACGTCGTACTCGACGCAGGGCGAGCCGCTCATCCCGATCTACGTCTTCTATTCGATGTTCGGGTTCCAGCGCACGGGCGACGCGATCTGGGCGGCAGGCGATCAGATGGCGCGCGGCTTCATGATCGGCGCGACGGCCGGCCGCACGACCCTCACGGGCGAAGGACTCCAGCACGCCGACGGCCACTCGCTGCTCCTCGCGGCGACGAACCCCGCGGTCGTCTCGTACGACCCCGCGTACGGCTACGAGATCGGGCACATCGTGCGCTCGGGCCTCGACCGCATGTACGGCGGTCAGCACCCCGACCCCAACGTCATGTACTACCTCACGGTGTACAACGAGCCGATCGTGCAGCCGGCCGAGCCCGAGGGCGTCGACGTCGAGGGCATCGTGCGAGGCATCCACCGCATCGCCGAGGGTCAGGCGCAGGGCCCCAAGGCCCAGCTGCTCGCGTCGGGCGTCTCGGTTCCGTGGATCCTCGAGGCTCAGCAGCTCTTGGCTGAAGACTGGGGCGTCTCGGCGGATGTCTGGAGCGTCACGAGTTGGTCCGAGCTGAGCCGTGACGGCCAGGCCGCCGACGAGCACAACTTCCTGAACCCGGGCGCGGAGCGCCGGGTGCCGTACCTCACGCAGAAGCTCTCCGGAGCATCCGGCCCGTTCGTCGCGGTGTCCGACTTCATGCGCGGCGTGCAGGAGCAGATCCGCGCCTACGTGCCTGGCCAGTACGCGACGCTCGGCGCCGACGGGTTCGGGTTCTCCGACACCCGCCCCGCCGCGCGCCGGTTCTTCAAGATCGACGGGCCGTCGGTCGTCGTCCGCACGCTCCAGCTCCTCGCGGAGCGCGGCGAGGTCGACCCGTCGCTGGCCGCCCAGGCGATCGAGAAGTACCGCCTGTACGACGTGAACGCGGGAACGACCGGTTCGGCCGGCGGCGAGAGCTGACGGGCGAACACGAGTTGGCGACGAAGCCCCGGACGAAAGCGGAAACGCTCGCGTGGTTGCGCACCATCGCGGGTGAGCTGGCGACCCAGACGCTCAAGCGGCTGGAAGACACGCTCCCGTGGTACGGCGACATGCCGCCGAGCCGTCGTTCCGCTGTGGGGCTCGTCGCCCAGGCCGGAATCACGTCGTTCATCGCGTGGTTCGACGACCCGCGGTCGACGCCGTGGATCGCGGCCGACGTGTTCGGCGCGGCGCCGCGTGAGCTCCTCCGCTCGGTGAGCCTGCAGCAGACGCTGCAGCTCATCCGGGTGACGGTCGAGGTCGTCGAGGAACGCATCAAAGACGGCGGCGAAGACCTCCGCGAGGCGATCCTGCTGTACTCGCGCGAGATCGCGTTCGCCGCGGCCGACGTGTACGCCCGCGCCGCCGAGGCCCGCGGGCTGTGGGATGCGCGTCTCGAGGCGCTCGTCGTCGACTCGATCCTCTCGGGCGAGTACGACGACGAGCTCCCGAGTCGCATCGCGGCGCTCGGATGGCACGGTCACGGCGAGGTCGCGGTGCTCGTCGGCACGGCGCCGAAGCAGTTCGACGTCGACCAGGTGCGCCGCGCCGCCCGGCACATGCACGCCGACGTGCTCGTCGGTGTGCAGGGCAACCGGCTCGTCGTCGTCATCGGCCGCTCCGAGCCGCGCGGGCGCGACGGCGCCGAGGGCGAGGAGACGATCGGCACTGCCCCCGCGCTGACCTTCATCGAGATCGCGACCGAGCTCGAGCAGTACTTCGGCACCGGGCATCTCGTCCTCGGGCACGAGGTGCCGAATCTCGTCGACGCCTCGAAGAGCGCCCGTGCGGCGCTCGCCGGCTTCGCCGTCGCTCGCTCGTGGCGGAACGCGCCGCGGCCGGTGCACGCCGACGACCTGCTGCCCGAGCGCGCCCTCGCGGGCGACCCGCTCGCGAAGGCGACGCTCGTGCACCGCATTTACCGGCCGCTCCAGGCGCACTCGACCGAACTGCTGACGACTCTGTGGAGCTACCTCGACAACGGTCGCTCGCTCGAGGCGACGGCGCGCGAGCTCTTCGTGCACCCCAACACCGTGCGGTACCGGTTGAAGCGCGTCTCCGACGTCATCGGCTGGGATGCCACGGGGGCGCGCGAAGCGCTTATCCTGCAGTGCGCGCTCATCGTCGGCTCGATGAGCGACCACGAGGTCTCGCCGCGCCGTCGGCCGCGCGGCTGACGCTCGGGCGGGCATTCTGTACCCCACGCACAAGCCTTCTGCGTAGAGCTTGTCGCGTGGGCACACCCCCGAGCGCGCCGTGATTGGCAAACTGGGGAGGTGATCGTCGTCGTCTGCCCGGGTCAGGGCTCGCAAACCCCCGGCTTCCTCGCTCCTTGGCTCGCCGAGCCCGCATTCGCCGAGCGCCTCGCCGCGCTCTCCGACGCCGCCGAGGTCGACCTCGCACTGCACGGCACCGAGAGCGACGCCGACACGATCCGTGACACCTCGATCGCCCAGCCGCTCATCGTGGCCGCCGGCATCCTGACGCTCGACGCCGTGCTCGCAGGCGACCGCCGCTCGCGCGTCGGCGGGGTCGCCGGTCACTCGGTCGGCGAGATCACGGCGGCCGCCGCGACGGGCGTCTTGAGCGATACCGACGCGATGCGGTTCGTCGCGGCGCGAGGTCGCGCGATGGCGGATGCCGCAGCCGAGGTCGCGACGGGCATGAGCGCCGTGCTCGGCGGAGACGAGGCCGAGCTTCTCGCGAAGCTCGCCGGACTCGGGCTCGAGCCCGCGAACTTCAACGGCGGCGGCCAGATCGTCGTCGCGGGCGCCCTCGATGCGCTCGAGCAACTGAAGGCCGAACCTCCGGCGGGTGCGCGAGTCATCCCACTGCAGGTCGCAGGCGCCTTCCACACGCGCTACATGGCGTCCGCGGTCGACCGCCTCGCGGCCGTCGCGGCCGAACTCTCCCCCGCCGACCCGACGCTCCCGCTGTGGACCAACCGCGACGGTTCGCTCGTCTCGAGCGGCGCGGCGTTCCTCGACCTCCTCGTGGGGCAGGTGTCGTCGCCCGTCCGCTGGGACCTCGACATGGAGGCGTTCGGCGCCGCGGGCGTCACCGGCATCATCGAACTCGCGCCCGCAGGCGCCCTCGTGGGGCTCGCCAAGCGCGGACTCAAGGGCGTGCCGACGGTGGCCGTGAAGACCCCCGACGACCTCGCAGCGGCGCACGCCCTGCTCGACGACGCGGCGTGATCCGTACGCGCCCCGCCGACCCGAGAGAAGAAAGCCGAGCATGACCACCACCCCCACGCTTCAGCAATCCCACGGCCCCGCGTTCACGCGCATCTACGCGATGGGCGCCGCACGCGGCGAGCACGCCGTTCCCAACGACGACCTCGTCGGCCCGATCGACTCGTCCGACGAGTGGATCCGCCAGCGCACGGGCATCGTGACGCGCATGCGCGCGGGCGCCGACGTGCAGGCCGTCGACCTCGCGACGGAGGCCGGCCGCGAGGCGATCGAGCGCTCGGGCGTTTCTCCCGAGCTCATCGACCTCGTCATCGTCGCGACCATCTCGAACGTCCAGCAGACGCCGTCGATCGCGGCGGTCGTCGCCGACCGGGTGGGAGCGAACCCCGCGGCCGCTTACGACATGAACGCGGCCTGCGCCGGGTACGCCTACGCGGTCACCCAGGCCGACGCGCTCATCCGTACGGGTGTCGCGCGCTACGCGCTCGTCATCGGCGCCGAGAAGCTCTCCGACGTCGTCGACCCGACCGACCGCAGCATCTCGTTCCTCCTCGGCGACGGCGCCGGCGCCGCGGTCATCGGCCCGAGCGACACCCCCGGCATCTCGCGAGCGGTGTGGGGCTCCGACGGGTCGAAGGCCGACGCGGTGGGCATGAACCACACGCTCACCGAGTTCCGCGATGGCGCCTCGGAGTGGCCGACACTCCGTCAGGAGGGCCAGACGGTCTTCCGCTGGGCGGTCTGGGAGATGGCGAAGGTCGCGAAAGAGGCGTTGGATGCCGCGGGCGTCGGCCCGGGCGACCTCGCCGCCTTCATCCCCCACCAGGCGAACATGCGCATCATCGACGAGTTCGCCAAGCAGTTGAAGCTTCCCGAGACGGTGGCGATCGCGCGCGACATCGAGACGACCGGCAACACGTCGGCCGCTTCGATTCCGCTCGCGACCCACAGACTGCTCGAGGAACACCCCGAGCTCTCGGGCGGCCTCGCCCTGCAGATCGGATTCGGTGCCGGCCTCGTGTTCGGCGCCCAGGTCGTGGTTCTTCCCTGAGCCGCATCCACCCGTCCACCTAGACTGTGTCTCGGTCAAACGAGACACACCCCCTCGCAAGGAGAAAAACCATGGCGCTGTCCACCGAAGAAGTCCTCGCCGGCCTGGCCGAGCTCATCAACGACGAGACCGGCATCGCGACCGACACCGTCGAGCTGGACAAGTCGTTCACCGACGACCTCGACATCGACTCGATCTCGATGATGACGATCGTCGTCAACGCCGAGGAGAAGTTCGACGTGAAGATCCCCGACGAAGAGGTCAAGAACCTCAAGACCGTCGGCGACGCCGTCAGCTTCATCGTCAAGGCCCAGGACTAGTCGTCCACGGGCGGGCGCTCCGGCGCCCGCCCGCAGGTCGATCCCCGTTTCCCTCCCCCGGAGTGTTTTCGTTATGACCAAGAACATCGTCGTCACGGGCGTCGGCGCGTCCTCGCCCATCGGCGGCACCGCACCCGAGAGCTGGGAAGCGCTGCTCGCCGGCACGTCGGGCGCCCGCACGCTCGAACACGACTGGGTGGCCGAGTACGCGCTGCCCGTCACCTTCGCGGCCGAGGCCCTCGTGCGCCCCGACACCGTGCTCGAGCGCCCGGTGGCGAAGCGCCTCGACCCCTCTGCGCAGCTCGCGCTCGTGGCTGCGATGGAGGCCTGGGCCGACGCCGGCTCCCCCGAAGTCGATCCCGAACGTCTCGGCGTCGAGTTCGCGACCGGTATCGGCGGGGTGTGGACCCTGCTCGACGCCTGGGACACGCTTCGTGAGAAGGGCCCGCGTCGGGTGCTGCCCATGACGGTGCCGATGCTCATGCCGAACTCGGCGTCCGGCAACCTCTCTCTGCACTTCGGCGCCCGCGCCTTCGCCACGACGGTCGCGAGCGCATGCGCGTCGAGCACCGAATCGATCGCGAACGCCGTCAAGCATCTGCAAGACGGACTCGCCGACGTCGTGATCGCGGGTGGTGCCGAATCGGCGATCCACCCGATCACGATCGCGTCGTTCGCGTCGATGCAGGCGCTCTCCAAGCGCAACGACGACCCGGCGACGGCTTCGCGACCGACGAGCATCGACCGCGACGGCTTCGTCATGGGTGAGGGCGCGGGTGTCCTCATCCTCGAGACCGAGGAGCACGCGAAGGCGCGCGGAGCCAAGATCTACGGCTATGTCGCGGGCGGCGGCGTCACTGCCGACTCGTACCACATCACGGCGAACGACCCCGAGGGTCGCGGTGCCGCCCGCGCCGTGAGGCTCGCGCTCGAGCAGGCCGGCGCCTCGCCCGACGACGTGACGCACATCAACGCCCACGCGACCTCGACGCCGGTCGGCGACCCGAACGAGTACCAGGCGCTCAAGGCCGTCTTCGGCGACCGCATCGACGACATCCCGGTGTCGGCGACGAAGGCTTCGACCGGGCACCTCCTCGGCGGCACCGGTGCGCTCGAGGCGATCTTCACGATCCTCGCCCTCCGCGACCGCAAGGCGCCGCCGACGATCAACATCACCGAGCAAGACCCCGAGGTGCCGTTCCGCGTCTCGGGGGACGCGCAAGACCTCGGAGCGGGCGACCAGCTCGCGATCTCGAACTCGTTCGGCTTCGGCGGGCACAACGCGGTCATCGCGTTCCGCTCGGCCTGAGGCAGCGCGTCGCAGACATGAAGCGGCCCCGGCGATCCATCGCCGGGGCCGCTTCATCGCGGTGCGGGGTTTCGCTCGTGCGCCGACCGGGTTCTCCTCACCGATCTTCGCGTCGCGCCACGGCCCGCGCCGCGGGCTTCATCCGACCCGATGCATCCAGACCACCGGGGCGAAGTCGTTCGCATGACGGAAGGGTTCGAGTTCGTCGTCCCATGCCTGCCCGAGGGCGAGGCGGAGTTCGCGGTGGAGCTCGACGGCGTCGTTCGCAGCGATCTCCATGGCGTAGCGCACTCGGTCTTCGGGGATGACGGTGTTGCCGGCCGTGTCGGTCTGTGCGAAGAACACGCCGAGTTCGGGGGTGTGCATCCAGCGTGCGCCGTCGGAGCCGGGCGTGGGGTCTTCGCTCACCTCGTAGCGGAGTTGCTCCCAGCCGCGAAGCGCCGACGCGATGCGCGCTCCGTCGC comes from the Agromyces protaetiae genome and includes:
- a CDS encoding PucR family transcriptional regulator is translated as MATKPRTKAETLAWLRTIAGELATQTLKRLEDTLPWYGDMPPSRRSAVGLVAQAGITSFIAWFDDPRSTPWIAADVFGAAPRELLRSVSLQQTLQLIRVTVEVVEERIKDGGEDLREAILLYSREIAFAAADVYARAAEARGLWDARLEALVVDSILSGEYDDELPSRIAALGWHGHGEVAVLVGTAPKQFDVDQVRRAARHMHADVLVGVQGNRLVVVIGRSEPRGRDGAEGEETIGTAPALTFIEIATELEQYFGTGHLVLGHEVPNLVDASKSARAALAGFAVARSWRNAPRPVHADDLLPERALAGDPLAKATLVHRIYRPLQAHSTELLTTLWSYLDNGRSLEATARELFVHPNTVRYRLKRVSDVIGWDATGAREALILQCALIVGSMSDHEVSPRRRPRG
- a CDS encoding beta-ketoacyl-ACP synthase III translates to MTTTPTLQQSHGPAFTRIYAMGAARGEHAVPNDDLVGPIDSSDEWIRQRTGIVTRMRAGADVQAVDLATEAGREAIERSGVSPELIDLVIVATISNVQQTPSIAAVVADRVGANPAAAYDMNAACAGYAYAVTQADALIRTGVARYALVIGAEKLSDVVDPTDRSISFLLGDGAGAAVIGPSDTPGISRAVWGSDGSKADAVGMNHTLTEFRDGASEWPTLRQEGQTVFRWAVWEMAKVAKEALDAAGVGPGDLAAFIPHQANMRIIDEFAKQLKLPETVAIARDIETTGNTSAASIPLATHRLLEEHPELSGGLALQIGFGAGLVFGAQVVVLP
- a CDS encoding acyl carrier protein, which encodes MALSTEEVLAGLAELINDETGIATDTVELDKSFTDDLDIDSISMMTIVVNAEEKFDVKIPDEEVKNLKTVGDAVSFIVKAQD
- a CDS encoding ACP S-malonyltransferase translates to MIVVVCPGQGSQTPGFLAPWLAEPAFAERLAALSDAAEVDLALHGTESDADTIRDTSIAQPLIVAAGILTLDAVLAGDRRSRVGGVAGHSVGEITAAAATGVLSDTDAMRFVAARGRAMADAAAEVATGMSAVLGGDEAELLAKLAGLGLEPANFNGGGQIVVAGALDALEQLKAEPPAGARVIPLQVAGAFHTRYMASAVDRLAAVAAELSPADPTLPLWTNRDGSLVSSGAAFLDLLVGQVSSPVRWDLDMEAFGAAGVTGIIELAPAGALVGLAKRGLKGVPTVAVKTPDDLAAAHALLDDAA
- the aceE gene encoding pyruvate dehydrogenase (acetyl-transferring), homodimeric type; the encoded protein is MTVNDQDPYSVEALDSDPEETGEWAESLDAVVEAKGHQRGREIMLSLLKRSKELHLGVPMVPTTDYLNTIAPENEPEFPGDEEIERRYRAWIRWNAAVLVHRAQRPDIAVGGHISTYASSAALYEVGFNHFFRGQDHPGGGDQVFYQGHASPGMYARAFLEGRLSADQLDGFRQEKSHAPYGLSSYPHPRLMPDFWQFPTVSMGLGPINAIYQAQLNKYLTNRGIKDASDQHVWAFLGDGEMDEVESRGQLQVAANEGLDNLTFVVNCNLQRLDGPVRGNGKIIQELESFFRGAGWNVIKVIWGREWDDLIERDHDGALRNLMNVTPDGDYQTYKAESGAYVRENFFGRDPRALALVEHLTDDEVWGLKRGGHDYRKVYAAFKAATEHKGQPTVILAKTIKGYGLGPAFEGRNATHQMKKMTLGNLKTFRDTMRIPISDAQLEENPYLPPYFHPGEGDEAIQYLQERRRALGGYTPERRRTHTEISLPDDSAYAIAKKGSGTQEIATTMAFVRLLKDLMRSKEFGNRIVPIIPDEARTFGMDAFFPNAKIYNPNGQHYTSVDRELLLAYKESPQGQIVHVGINEAGALAAFTAVGTSYSTQGEPLIPIYVFYSMFGFQRTGDAIWAAGDQMARGFMIGATAGRTTLTGEGLQHADGHSLLLAATNPAVVSYDPAYGYEIGHIVRSGLDRMYGGQHPDPNVMYYLTVYNEPIVQPAEPEGVDVEGIVRGIHRIAEGQAQGPKAQLLASGVSVPWILEAQQLLAEDWGVSADVWSVTSWSELSRDGQAADEHNFLNPGAERRVPYLTQKLSGASGPFVAVSDFMRGVQEQIRAYVPGQYATLGADGFGFSDTRPAARRFFKIDGPSVVVRTLQLLAERGEVDPSLAAQAIEKYRLYDVNAGTTGSAGGES